From Eubacterium sp. 1001713B170207_170306_E7, the proteins below share one genomic window:
- a CDS encoding aspartate/glutamate racemase family protein, which produces MQRDLAINYMTTRKNHTCYGMGIGIMVLDDAYPGFPGDVRNASAWGFPIQYEIAKGVDNYTLVWEQDKTPCREPIVQAAKNLERMGCRAVAAECGYFAYFQQDVAAAVDIPVFMSSLLQVPFIQQLIGPKNAVGIICAQKRFLTDTHLEKVGIDLNSNFHIAGAQDEYGCPQFDTLWDHEKRPEVPESYYAESEKDMIRIAKEFIAKNPDIKAIMLECTGMQPFARAIQREVDMPVFSWGTLLDYAWSCVAHRDYYGHI; this is translated from the coding sequence ATGCAAAGAGATTTAGCCATCAATTACATGACCACACGGAAAAATCATACCTGCTATGGTATGGGGATTGGTATTATGGTACTGGACGACGCTTATCCAGGATTCCCGGGAGACGTCCGCAACGCCAGCGCATGGGGCTTCCCCATTCAGTATGAAATCGCAAAGGGTGTCGACAATTACACACTCGTTTGGGAACAGGATAAAACCCCCTGCCGCGAACCGATTGTACAGGCTGCCAAAAATTTGGAAAGAATGGGCTGCCGTGCCGTTGCAGCAGAATGCGGATACTTCGCATATTTCCAGCAGGATGTCGCTGCCGCTGTTGATATTCCGGTATTTATGTCCAGCCTGCTGCAAGTGCCTTTCATTCAGCAGCTGATCGGACCGAAAAACGCGGTTGGCATCATCTGTGCTCAGAAACGTTTCCTGACCGATACTCACCTTGAAAAGGTTGGCATTGACTTAAACAGCAACTTCCACATCGCAGGCGCTCAGGACGAATATGGCTGTCCTCAGTTTGATACCCTCTGGGATCACGAAAAACGTCCTGAAGTTCCGGAAAGCTACTATGCCGAATCCGAAAAGGACATGATCCGCATTGCCAAGGAATTCATCGCAAAAAATCCTGACATTAAGGCCATTATGTTAGAATGTACAGGTATGCAGCCATTCGCAAGAGCCATTCAGCGCGAAGTGGACATGCCGGTATTCTCCTGGGGAACACTGCTTGACTATGCATGGTCCTGCGTTGCCCATCGCGACTACTACGGACATATTTAA
- a CDS encoding sigma 54-interacting transcriptional regulator produces the protein MKSKEDTIIEALERDSLPVKAIERIEDVCIHVVDNTGKIVCYSKGCEKIENMKREDVIGKDATKLYNYIENESMQHYVLKTGKKVQDVHVKYESPSGKLADVISSTYPVFSTDGQKNVEAAICIYRDLSDYMHMAKTIDKLQNDLKNQQLKDNGTQFTFKDVVGSSVATLECVRQGKIAAQTNAPILLAGPTGTGKEVFAQSIHNDSSRSDHPFVAINCSAIPENLLESTLFGTVKGSFTGATDAKGLLETARGGTLFLDEINSMNMNLQSKLLRVLETKRYRKVGGNKELDMDVRVLSALNQDPLEAVDEGRLRSDLYYRLAVFSITLPSLSERRSDIMELVQSFLSSEAVAMGKSLYQVSDEAADILLGHDWPGNIRELKHTVTHAIYMAQYQDTVLTTELLPSYIKKNHTEKKLYDKFLADRENDTDLKSTLSRIEKQILSEVLTKNDFNISKSAKELGISRQNLQYKLKVYQIKQNG, from the coding sequence TTGAAAAGCAAAGAAGACACCATTATAGAAGCTCTGGAGCGTGACAGTCTTCCCGTAAAGGCGATCGAACGCATTGAAGATGTCTGTATTCACGTTGTTGATAATACCGGCAAGATTGTCTGTTATTCCAAGGGCTGTGAAAAGATTGAGAACATGAAGCGCGAGGACGTTATCGGCAAGGATGCCACCAAGCTCTACAACTACATTGAAAACGAGTCCATGCAGCATTATGTTTTAAAGACCGGCAAAAAAGTCCAGGACGTCCATGTTAAGTATGAATCGCCCTCGGGCAAGCTGGCCGATGTCATCAGCAGTACCTATCCGGTATTTTCAACCGACGGCCAGAAAAATGTAGAGGCGGCCATCTGCATTTACCGGGACCTTTCGGATTATATGCACATGGCAAAAACCATTGACAAGCTGCAGAATGACCTTAAGAACCAGCAGCTTAAGGACAACGGTACCCAGTTTACCTTTAAGGATGTAGTGGGCTCCAGCGTGGCAACGCTGGAATGTGTGCGGCAGGGTAAAATCGCCGCCCAGACCAATGCCCCCATCCTTCTCGCCGGCCCAACCGGCACCGGTAAGGAAGTCTTTGCCCAGAGTATTCACAATGACAGCAGCCGCTCCGACCACCCTTTTGTGGCCATCAACTGCTCTGCCATTCCCGAAAATCTTCTGGAAAGCACACTTTTCGGTACGGTCAAGGGCTCCTTTACCGGCGCAACGGACGCAAAGGGTCTTCTGGAAACCGCTCGCGGCGGCACGCTGTTTTTGGATGAAATCAACTCCATGAACATGAACCTTCAGTCCAAGCTGCTGCGTGTGCTGGAAACCAAACGCTACCGCAAGGTGGGCGGCAACAAAGAACTGGACATGGATGTCCGGGTGCTGAGCGCCCTGAACCAGGATCCGCTGGAGGCTGTGGATGAAGGCCGGCTGCGCTCTGACCTCTACTACCGTCTTGCAGTTTTCTCCATCACACTTCCCAGCCTGAGCGAACGGCGCTCTGATATTATGGAGCTGGTGCAGTCCTTTCTCTCCTCCGAGGCCGTGGCAATGGGCAAAAGCCTGTATCAGGTTTCGGACGAGGCGGCCGACATACTTCTCGGCCACGACTGGCCCGGGAACATCCGTGAGCTCAAGCACACGGTCACCCACGCCATCTACATGGCCCAATACCAGGATACCGTGCTGACGACCGAACTGCTGCCGTCATACATCAAAAAAAACCACACTGAAAAGAAGCTCTATGACAAATTCCTGGCCGACCGTGAAAATGATACCGACCTGAAGTCAACCCTCAGCCGCATCGAAAAGCAGATTCTGTCCGAGGTGCTGACAAAGAATGACTTTAACATCAGCAAAAGTGCCAAGGAGCTGGGGATCTCAAGACAGAATCTTCAGTACAAGCTCAAGGTCTATCAAATCAAACAAAACGGCTGA
- a CDS encoding alpha/beta hydrolase, producing the protein MKDKKKIKKMMGRAALVLLVIAGLLLGLRVVAQHRIYQEAVSANAVSRLETMNLGGEEQSVLIEGRDADLPVLIMLHGGPQSPIIYGTGYRGDTPELSRNFIVVYWDLWGCGKNFAPDPERVTLEDQVTMTCDLVRAVKAEYPDRPVYLFGYSNGTILSIEAAKTIGDELAGVISLGPITSMRDARELAYQSLLTADLSAGERKKLEENYPKDDADSMAVLEELVTFKTSRMVYWRELLNNTRLLAYFTRVFYSPDYSLMDIYRAYYASIYGGGAYKNLKRQIYEVDEKEAMRTLDVPLLVLQAEDDIYAPADFFRQLARERDNVTYVSIPECAHLPTNTGFDAVNQAIIDFAK; encoded by the coding sequence ATGAAAGATAAAAAGAAAATCAAAAAGATGATGGGCCGCGCCGCGCTGGTCCTTCTGGTCATTGCGGGGCTGCTGCTGGGGCTGAGGGTAGTGGCCCAGCACAGAATTTACCAGGAGGCAGTCTCCGCCAATGCGGTCAGCCGCCTGGAGACCATGAATCTCGGCGGTGAGGAGCAGAGTGTGCTGATCGAGGGCAGAGACGCGGATTTACCGGTGCTGATTATGCTTCACGGCGGCCCCCAGTCGCCCATTATTTACGGAACCGGCTACCGCGGCGACACTCCGGAGTTGTCCCGGAATTTTATTGTGGTATACTGGGATTTATGGGGCTGCGGGAAAAACTTTGCCCCGGACCCGGAGCGCGTGACCCTGGAGGACCAGGTCACCATGACCTGCGACCTGGTTCGGGCAGTTAAGGCCGAATATCCGGACCGCCCGGTTTACCTGTTCGGCTATTCAAACGGGACCATCCTGAGCATCGAGGCGGCGAAAACCATCGGCGACGAGCTGGCCGGGGTCATCAGCCTGGGGCCCATTACCAGTATGCGGGACGCGCGGGAGCTGGCTTATCAGTCGCTGCTCACCGCAGACCTGTCCGCAGGCGAGCGGAAAAAGCTGGAAGAAAACTACCCGAAGGATGATGCCGACTCCATGGCTGTTCTCGAGGAGCTGGTGACGTTTAAGACCAGCCGTATGGTCTACTGGAGAGAGCTTCTGAACAACACGAGACTGCTGGCCTATTTCACACGCGTGTTTTACAGTCCGGATTACAGCCTGATGGATATTTACAGGGCCTATTACGCCTCGATATACGGTGGCGGAGCTTACAAAAATCTGAAGCGCCAAATCTATGAGGTTGATGAAAAGGAAGCGATGCGCACCCTGGATGTGCCGCTGCTGGTGCTTCAGGCCGAAGATGATATCTACGCGCCTGCAGATTTTTTCCGGCAGCTGGCCCGGGAACGGGACAATGTCACCTACGTTTCCATACCGGAGTGCGCCCATCTGCCCACCAATACAGGGTTTGATGCGGTGAATCAGGCCATCATTGACTTTGCGAAATAG
- a CDS encoding alpha/beta hydrolase, whose translation MRDLDGWVASREAAIYYHVLGDGVPVVLLHGNGGDQGDFDSLIEYFLPEYQLILIDSRGHGRSGSGGPRLTTELMAGDVLAVMDHLGLARAVLFGFSDGANIALELAAQKPERVLALVAVSGNTYPGGMRSLPRLFIRLAYRFWHFMERLGLPVGSRAQRYGLMCWSPRLTEEALSRIDLPVLLLAGTRDLVKSKHSRQMEAAIPGADLVLLKGAGHMSLFRRTGTYMKQILDFLESCGL comes from the coding sequence ATGAGGGACCTTGACGGCTGGGTCGCTTCCCGGGAGGCGGCCATTTACTATCATGTTCTGGGGGACGGCGTCCCCGTGGTTTTGCTTCACGGCAACGGCGGTGATCAGGGTGATTTTGACAGCCTGATTGAATATTTTCTGCCAGAATACCAGCTGATTCTCATTGACAGCCGGGGCCATGGCCGCTCAGGAAGCGGCGGCCCAAGGCTGACCACAGAGCTTATGGCCGGCGATGTGCTGGCGGTGATGGACCATCTGGGGCTGGCACGGGCGGTGCTCTTTGGCTTCAGTGACGGCGCCAATATCGCGCTTGAGCTGGCGGCCCAAAAGCCGGAGCGGGTACTTGCGCTGGTGGCCGTCAGCGGGAATACCTATCCCGGCGGCATGCGTTCGCTGCCGCGCTTGTTTATTCGGCTGGCCTACCGGTTCTGGCATTTTATGGAAAGGCTGGGCCTGCCTGTGGGCAGCCGCGCCCAGCGCTATGGCCTGATGTGCTGGTCGCCACGGCTGACCGAGGAGGCTTTGAGCCGGATTGACCTTCCGGTGCTGCTGCTGGCGGGAACCCGGGACCTGGTAAAATCAAAGCATTCCCGGCAAATGGAGGCGGCCATTCCCGGCGCGGATCTGGTGCTCTTAAAGGGCGCCGGGCACATGTCGCTGTTTCGGCGGACCGGCACCTATATGAAGCAGATTCTCGATTTTTTAGAATCCTGCGGCCTGTAG
- a CDS encoding phosphatidylglycerol lysyltransferase domain-containing protein — protein sequence MNTALKNHNRIVNTAIALTFMLAFAMLVFSFIPNQALEQFISNVINSRKLVQRVLAVVLLVTTYNLYKRKRIAWVITLVLLGVNLAGHIVRGYRPRSLVFIIIEALVLLILLVTARDFNRASDRKAMKVGLVFVFMGIYAIFLSAASIYFDDQNIFDPSGGLSFVQCLVQTYRTIFVLGTFQNTGVASHAEFNTFVIWFSWICVFVAIGFGVKPFLEKRMTTSSDLEHARALVKKYGQNPLSYLTLEDDKTLYFGKEVDGVVAYGTVDDVVVVGGDPICADSDFPKLLEEFRDFCKGNAFSLVFLGITDHYLKVYQEMGFGSIKCGEEARFDLTDFTLQGGKIAKVRANVNKATKAGVTVREYHPLEKRDEAIETAFDSVSKDWLKDKNSGELSFTLGGVGLENPMDKRYFYAENAEGKIVGFIVFTPFAGMDGYYADVTRRTEDAARGVNELIMTEAFKTFQAEGIHWATMGLAPLANLSEEGKADSTTIRLLNFVYENLNEVYGFKELYRAKSKYNPLWVPGYFAYMPKIMTPKMAYAIVKIQNPQGVIDYAKAFVHGKMNKEKADEGP from the coding sequence ATGAATACAGCGCTGAAAAATCATAACAGAATCGTCAATACCGCTATCGCGCTGACCTTTATGCTGGCCTTTGCGATGCTGGTGTTCAGCTTTATCCCCAATCAGGCGCTGGAGCAGTTTATCAGCAATGTCATCAACAGCCGCAAGCTGGTACAGCGGGTGCTGGCCGTGGTACTGCTGGTAACCACCTACAACCTGTATAAAAGAAAGCGGATTGCCTGGGTTATTACGCTCGTGCTGCTGGGGGTGAACCTGGCGGGACATATTGTCAGGGGCTACCGTCCCAGATCGCTTGTTTTTATCATCATCGAAGCCCTGGTACTGCTGATACTGCTGGTGACAGCCCGGGATTTTAACCGCGCGTCGGACCGCAAGGCCATGAAGGTCGGTCTGGTCTTTGTGTTTATGGGCATTTACGCCATCTTTCTGAGCGCGGCGTCCATCTATTTTGACGATCAGAATATTTTCGATCCGTCGGGCGGGCTGAGCTTTGTCCAGTGCCTGGTCCAGACCTACCGCACCATCTTTGTGCTTGGGACCTTCCAGAATACGGGCGTCGCGTCTCACGCTGAGTTTAACACCTTTGTGATCTGGTTCAGCTGGATCTGTGTGTTTGTGGCCATCGGCTTCGGGGTGAAGCCCTTCCTTGAAAAAAGAATGACAACCAGCAGCGACCTGGAGCACGCCCGGGCGCTGGTAAAAAAATACGGCCAGAATCCTCTGTCCTATCTCACCCTTGAGGACGATAAAACCCTTTATTTCGGGAAAGAAGTGGACGGGGTGGTGGCCTACGGCACGGTGGACGATGTGGTGGTGGTCGGCGGAGATCCTATCTGTGCCGATTCGGATTTTCCGAAGCTGCTCGAGGAATTCCGGGATTTCTGTAAAGGCAATGCCTTCAGCCTGGTTTTTCTCGGCATCACCGACCATTATCTGAAGGTCTATCAGGAAATGGGGTTTGGCAGCATTAAGTGCGGCGAGGAGGCCCGGTTCGACCTGACCGATTTCACTCTGCAGGGCGGAAAAATCGCCAAGGTGCGGGCCAATGTCAACAAGGCCACCAAGGCGGGCGTGACCGTGCGTGAGTACCATCCCCTCGAAAAAAGAGATGAAGCCATTGAGACCGCCTTTGATTCTGTTTCAAAGGACTGGCTGAAGGATAAAAACAGCGGTGAGCTGTCCTTTACGCTGGGCGGTGTCGGTCTGGAAAATCCCATGGATAAGCGCTATTTTTACGCCGAGAACGCCGAGGGCAAAATTGTCGGCTTTATTGTATTCACTCCCTTTGCGGGCATGGACGGCTACTATGCAGATGTCACGCGGAGAACCGAGGACGCTGCCCGGGGCGTCAACGAGCTGATCATGACGGAGGCCTTTAAAACCTTCCAGGCAGAGGGGATTCACTGGGCAACCATGGGGCTGGCGCCTCTGGCCAATCTCTCCGAAGAGGGAAAAGCTGACAGCACGACCATCCGCCTGCTGAATTTTGTGTATGAAAATCTGAATGAGGTTTACGGCTTTAAAGAGCTTTACCGGGCCAAATCAAAGTATAATCCGCTCTGGGTGCCCGGATATTTTGCCTATATGCCTAAAATCATGACGCCGAAAATGGCCTACGCCATCGTTAAAATTCAGAACCCGCAGGGTGTGATTGATTACGCAAAGGCTTTTGTCCACGGAAAGATGAATAAAGAAAAGGCCGATGAGGGACCTTGA
- a CDS encoding BCCT family transporter encodes MFKKVRLITVGIPIVLMGAVLILGATDPNFADTMTAFFLELMHSGGWLVALGILLFLGFLVFLYVHPIGSTKFGGPNAKPKYSTWNWWAISLCAGIGTGIVFWGAVEPLTISFTPPASAGVEPGSYAAIIWAMAKSFQHWAFQPYSIYAVAAICCGYAYWNMGKDYASSSGLVYWKNGKNFGEKTNDIIDGLVLFAIVGGVAGSLGYGLLQIGAGLDFVFGITPGPMVWTAIAVVIIISYTISSATGLDKGIQWLSDKNAWIFIALMIFMFVCGPVQYICNLTVEASGYYINNIIALTSYTEPVVTAVADSEMWPQWWDLYWMTDWLSFGPIVGLFLVKMSYGRTIRQFITVNVILPSVFALIWFGIFGGFAINIQLTGIYDLMEFYNASGAEAFMMKLFEFVPGTMIIRVIMLILVALSFITLADSMTSTISQMSLRQQTSDVKEAPLPIKVFWGILIGAVSVLFVVTGGINGIKIVKTIAGYPMLFIEVLMIIGFLRYFLSGKYKQDEITYAADLDRQLKAAEAEEAELAASSKKSRFFKKKADSE; translated from the coding sequence ATGTTTAAGAAAGTCCGACTGATAACTGTAGGTATTCCTATCGTTTTAATGGGCGCTGTTTTGATCCTGGGTGCTACGGATCCGAACTTTGCGGACACGATGACCGCTTTTTTCCTGGAACTCATGCACAGCGGTGGTTGGTTAGTAGCGCTTGGCATCCTGTTGTTCTTGGGATTCCTGGTATTCTTATATGTGCATCCAATTGGCAGCACCAAGTTTGGGGGACCGAATGCTAAGCCAAAATACAGTACATGGAACTGGTGGGCAATCTCACTGTGTGCCGGTATCGGTACCGGGATTGTATTCTGGGGGGCTGTTGAACCTCTGACCATTTCCTTTACGCCGCCGGCATCCGCTGGTGTTGAACCGGGCAGCTATGCAGCCATTATCTGGGCCATGGCAAAATCCTTCCAGCACTGGGCATTCCAGCCATACTCCATTTACGCGGTTGCAGCGATCTGCTGCGGTTACGCTTACTGGAACATGGGTAAGGATTACGCTTCCAGCTCCGGTCTGGTATATTGGAAAAATGGTAAAAATTTTGGTGAAAAAACCAATGATATCATTGATGGTCTTGTTTTATTCGCTATCGTCGGCGGTGTTGCCGGTTCTTTAGGCTACGGCCTTCTGCAAATTGGTGCAGGCCTGGATTTCGTATTCGGCATCACACCTGGACCAATGGTTTGGACTGCGATTGCGGTTGTCATTATTATTTCATATACCATTTCAAGCGCCACCGGCCTTGACAAAGGGATTCAGTGGCTGTCTGATAAAAATGCGTGGATCTTTATCGCGCTTATGATCTTCATGTTTGTCTGCGGGCCTGTACAGTATATCTGTAACCTGACTGTAGAAGCCAGCGGTTATTACATTAACAATATCATTGCATTAACATCTTACACGGAACCTGTTGTTACAGCTGTTGCCGATTCTGAAATGTGGCCGCAGTGGTGGGATTTATACTGGATGACGGACTGGCTGTCCTTTGGGCCGATCGTTGGCTTGTTCCTGGTAAAAATGTCCTATGGCCGTACCATCCGTCAGTTCATCACCGTTAATGTTATCCTGCCTTCAGTTTTCGCACTGATCTGGTTTGGTATCTTTGGCGGATTCGCCATCAACATTCAGCTGACAGGCATCTATGACTTAATGGAATTCTACAATGCCAGCGGTGCTGAAGCATTTATGATGAAATTGTTTGAATTTGTTCCAGGCACGATGATTATCCGTGTGATTATGCTGATTCTGGTTGCCTTGTCGTTTATAACGCTGGCCGACTCCATGACCTCAACGATTTCGCAGATGTCCCTGAGACAGCAGACTTCTGATGTTAAGGAAGCACCGCTTCCAATCAAGGTATTCTGGGGTATCTTAATCGGTGCTGTATCCGTTCTCTTCGTCGTAACCGGCGGAATCAATGGCATAAAAATTGTTAAAACCATTGCGGGCTATCCAATGCTCTTTATAGAGGTACTCATGATTATCGGGTTCCTGAGGTACTTCCTGTCTGGCAAGTACAAACAGGACGAAATCACCTATGCGGCAGATCTGGATCGTCAGCTCAAGGCTGCCGAAGCAGAAGAAGCAGAGCTTGCAGCTTCTAGTAAAAAGAGCCGGTTTTTCAAGAAAAAGGCTGACTCTGAATAA
- a CDS encoding trimethylamine methyltransferase family protein, translated as METTKRNIDFGVLNKEKIETIHEKSLELLSDFGMRVAGDRTLEALKAYGCEVDGNMVKFPKAVVEKALNTIPKELTLYNRDGSPSMVINSKNNVYFGTHSDQLEYLDYKTNKARTFMKADTKTMCTLASALENISFVLSVGMSGDVDPAVQSQVTFIETVKNFDKTINFSTNDIESLQEIIDIAAVVAGGHKELAEKPFIFNYCEPIPPMTHPIESTEKLFISATNKIPVVYMPYCMMGGTAPITIAGALTQNNAEILAGVVITQAVNEGAPMIYGSMPTVFDMKTTVGSYGAPEFHLSVAAASELADYYQLPFFGTAGCSDAKTVDPQSVSEIQMELFSTIMSKANIVHDIGVLDHCNSVAPAMVVLANEMINQLSAYSKGVEVNDETLAMDVIKQVGHGGHYLNEMHTLSNFRSVWYPEFYDRKMVNPDESEIMSQVTAKIDNILETHEVPALEPEVLKQIEEIEKKYI; from the coding sequence ATGGAAACCACAAAAAGAAATATTGATTTTGGCGTATTAAATAAAGAAAAGATTGAAACCATTCACGAAAAGAGCTTAGAGCTTCTGTCCGATTTTGGTATGCGCGTAGCCGGCGACCGCACATTGGAAGCCTTAAAAGCATATGGCTGCGAGGTAGACGGCAACATGGTTAAATTCCCAAAAGCCGTTGTTGAAAAAGCCTTAAACACGATCCCCAAAGAATTAACCTTATACAATCGTGACGGCAGCCCAAGCATGGTCATCAACAGCAAAAACAACGTTTATTTCGGTACCCACTCCGATCAGCTTGAATACCTGGACTACAAAACCAACAAGGCCCGCACCTTCATGAAGGCCGATACCAAAACCATGTGCACCCTTGCCAGCGCACTGGAAAACATCAGCTTTGTCTTATCCGTTGGTATGAGCGGCGACGTTGACCCGGCGGTTCAGTCCCAGGTTACCTTCATCGAAACCGTTAAGAACTTTGACAAAACCATCAACTTCTCAACCAACGACATCGAATCCTTACAGGAAATCATTGACATCGCAGCTGTAGTGGCCGGCGGTCACAAGGAACTGGCTGAAAAACCTTTTATCTTTAACTATTGTGAACCGATCCCACCGATGACTCACCCCATCGAAAGTACTGAAAAACTCTTCATCAGCGCAACCAACAAGATTCCAGTTGTCTACATGCCATACTGCATGATGGGCGGTACTGCTCCGATCACCATCGCGGGCGCCCTGACACAGAACAATGCTGAAATCCTGGCGGGCGTTGTTATCACACAGGCTGTCAACGAAGGCGCACCGATGATTTACGGCTCCATGCCGACTGTCTTTGACATGAAAACCACGGTTGGCTCCTACGGCGCTCCAGAATTCCACCTGTCTGTCGCTGCCGCTTCTGAACTGGCTGACTACTACCAGCTTCCGTTCTTCGGCACAGCTGGCTGCTCTGACGCCAAAACCGTTGACCCACAGTCTGTTTCTGAAATCCAGATGGAACTCTTCTCTACCATTATGAGCAAAGCCAACATCGTTCATGATATCGGCGTTCTGGATCACTGCAACAGCGTTGCGCCTGCAATGGTTGTTCTGGCCAATGAAATGATCAACCAGCTGAGCGCTTACTCTAAGGGTGTTGAAGTCAATGACGAAACCCTGGCCATGGATGTCATCAAACAGGTCGGCCACGGCGGACATTACCTCAACGAAATGCATACCCTGTCTAACTTCAGAAGCGTATGGTATCCAGAATTCTACGACCGCAAAATGGTTAACCCGGATGAATCTGAAATCATGAGCCAGGTTACCGCCAAGATTGACAACATTCTGGAAACACACGAAGTCCCGGCATTAGAACCAGAAGTATTAAAACAAATCGAAGAAATCGAAAAGAAATATATCTAA
- a CDS encoding trimethylamine methyltransferase family protein translates to MRSYEKYISKEDVQKIHETSLKVLSEVGVIFEHPEIIELFKSHGARVDGNTVYMDEKLVMDALSTAPASFTVENSKGNHTFGGGARVLMPAVGSIYRLESGKIHKMTNDETVDLFKISDTSDVIDCNYFNVFLEDKQLSMEERIYSPVAMVLKYSHKTGLHLMPNTFPIQGDIREPFKKGLELISQFEGRADVYNNIVHVNSLSPLCFDHDPLVKFLVGTEMNQPLWFSPCAMPVLTGPPSVAGLLAMSNAEVVAGMVMAQLARPGIPVVYGQTSASTNLREIQLSIGAPETALISYATAGLADFYNVPFRTGGGLSDAKDFDAQTGYESDMMIRSTLDAGPDLVLHSCGILGSFNITSFEKFLMDEDVYRMNRRLLSGIEVNEDTLCFDTIKKVGPRGNYLQGRTPKMFRKEFFTPKYFNKEDPNQWQQNGNKPVVDTLTQAVNERLESYCPPEITKEQEDMLNQYIPEKYRDHI, encoded by the coding sequence ATGAGATCTTATGAAAAATATATTTCAAAAGAAGATGTTCAGAAAATCCATGAGACTTCTTTAAAGGTATTATCTGAAGTCGGGGTTATCTTTGAACATCCAGAAATTATTGAACTGTTTAAAAGTCACGGCGCCCGTGTAGACGGCAACACCGTTTATATGGATGAAAAGCTGGTCATGGACGCACTGTCCACCGCACCCGCATCCTTTACTGTTGAAAACTCAAAGGGCAACCATACCTTTGGCGGCGGCGCACGCGTGCTCATGCCGGCTGTCGGCAGCATCTACCGCTTGGAATCCGGTAAAATCCATAAGATGACCAACGATGAAACCGTTGATCTCTTTAAAATTTCCGATACCAGTGATGTCATTGACTGTAACTACTTCAATGTTTTCCTGGAAGATAAACAGCTGTCCATGGAAGAACGGATCTACAGCCCCGTTGCCATGGTTTTAAAATATTCCCATAAAACTGGGCTTCACCTTATGCCAAACACCTTCCCGATCCAGGGAGATATCCGCGAACCTTTCAAAAAAGGGCTTGAACTGATCAGCCAGTTTGAAGGCCGCGCAGATGTTTACAATAATATCGTACACGTCAATTCTTTGTCCCCCCTTTGTTTTGACCACGATCCACTTGTAAAATTCCTGGTTGGGACTGAAATGAACCAGCCGCTGTGGTTCTCACCATGCGCGATGCCGGTTCTCACCGGGCCGCCATCCGTTGCAGGACTTCTGGCAATGTCTAATGCCGAAGTTGTTGCCGGTATGGTCATGGCACAGCTGGCCCGCCCGGGTATCCCTGTCGTATACGGACAGACCTCTGCCTCCACCAATTTAAGAGAAATTCAGCTCTCCATCGGCGCGCCGGAAACCGCTCTGATTTCCTACGCGACTGCCGGTCTGGCTGATTTCTACAATGTACCCTTCCGTACAGGCGGCGGCTTGAGTGACGCCAAGGATTTCGACGCCCAAACCGGCTATGAATCCGACATGATGATCCGCTCTACCTTAGATGCTGGCCCTGACCTTGTACTGCATTCCTGCGGTATCCTCGGCAGCTTCAACATCACCAGCTTTGAAAAATTCTTAATGGACGAAGATGTCTACCGCATGAACAGACGTCTGCTTTCCGGCATCGAAGTCAACGAGGACACACTCTGCTTCGACACCATCAAAAAGGTTGGTCCGAGAGGCAACTACCTCCAAGGCCGTACACCAAAGATGTTCCGCAAGGAATTTTTCACACCAAAATACTTCAATAAGGAAGACCCGAACCAGTGGCAGCAGAATGGCAACAAGCCGGTTGTCGACACGCTTACACAGGCTGTTAACGAACGCCTTGAATCCTACTGCCCACCGGAAATCACTAAAGAACAGGAAGATATGCTCAACCAGTATATCCCTGAAAAATATAGAGATCACATCTAA